The proteins below are encoded in one region of Hordeum vulgare subsp. vulgare chromosome 3H, MorexV3_pseudomolecules_assembly, whole genome shotgun sequence:
- the LOC123444540 gene encoding TNF receptor-associated factor homolog 1a-like isoform X4: protein MAGAPESRGSGVRRIPPRRVTTSTSVVAKLKLDLFVKSLKSGAMLADELGDEDQSVSGDSLSEWRSCDQVDNGSPSTSPPFWDTDGEDDDPVVISGPCPSNLFGRHTWRIQNFSKEKKREMKSEPFEAGGFKWYILVYPQGCDVSNHLSLFLCVADHDKLLPGWSQFAQFTIAVGNLDPKKVKYSDTLHKFWKKEHDWGWKKFMELSKIQDGFLVNDVLEIIAQVQVIREKVDRPFRCLERPYRRELLRVYMTNIEQIYRRFVEEHRSKLSNLIEDKMRWSSFCAFWLAIDTSTRYRMSREKSDVILKIIVKHFFVEKEVTSTLVMDSLHTGLKALEHQCRGKKGRGKLMDLEELSAPLVHVDMDTFALAGDVLALLERAALEPLPCQPLSPKDDKCSQSRTKAGSSGEVKVSIEHEEKRLTEFGQKILETFVLSHIFSGIEVAYQEAVSLKRQEELIREEEEAGLLESEMKGKRNNTTEKEKRAKKKQAKQKKNNRKVKDKDREEKSDSNFAEKDQDESTIHDIEDSKQAGQVAMKVDTSEEGASDISDNLDGSAEACQTDAGDKISQPVDGVNDVGIEMKNVHTGKNSTVEHKPLPCSSESATMNIMQGKRNNLLDSSTQISLHRGKTPRTRVISSMNVAKDEDDLPSSTTGDLDRNTSGCGPAPKLDQETVLITLKDRLRKLGQRLHETETEGRKLEAHLEKKAAAKAASSSSSSSSLEKTPNVVNSPEQPSVTSPDASMYAPPHSQPVMTNGANGAIPATPKTTVSTKSGPTVAPSKVKPALCKENVPSLNLKIDRAASVTPRSLPVDKAATLPSSSSLANKAIPVPPQSSAPRVAKATKGIPALPKPSAQANKVTKAAPVPLKSPTPQVEKVAKAIPALPKSLAPQVNKVAPPNNAAPLQLPSVSYSEARKGAVPKKIVGTSVPRTPTAVSRPSSAPLFQAPRSTLPPIPGAQVPPSQSRSLTASRRPSNEPSAPVPSYVPQSYRNAIIGKGSLDTILSSSDKVTSPGQSNAISQPPSAYALGTSAMLPPVGRNGQLPGNQGLMSGQGKLDTFDSWHPWKGVSDAKRHMPNDDTKYQQMTNGDACIRPWSDNSYQQASNSGTEEQGRFGGIQHRQFQSEIPTNFDSHQLQGSVGEEFPHLGIINDLLEEEQSNVSLAEPPIHEYHPFGLPFSPGGNFAEADMTSSRGSGRLNLNGHYYDRLNALHRPGEGQFSTLDAYSNGMADSFLSKPWLYSYPNPMVNPGVNGFAQQMGDYTNYAGGRANEEYMYRLANGQW from the exons ATGGCCGGCGCCCCCGAATCGCGTGGCTCCGGCGTCCGCCGCATACCACCCCGGCGCGTCACGACGTCAACTTCAG TTGTAGCGAAGCTGAAGCTGGACCTCTTTGTCAAATCATTGAAGTCTGGAGCCATGTTAGCTGATGAATTGGGGGATGAGGATCAGAGTGTGTCCGGTGATTCCCTTTCTGAATGGCGGTCCTGCGACCAGGTTGACAATGGGAGCCCTTCGACGTCCCCTCCCTTCTGGGACACTGATGGCGAAGACGATGATCCTG TTGTTATCTCAGGGCCCTGTCCTTCAAATTTATTCGGGCGACATACTTGGAGAATTCAGAACTTctcaaaggagaagaagagagaaatGAAAAGTGAACCATTTGAAGCTGGTGGCTTTAAGTG GTACATTCTAGTTTACCCTCAAGGATGTGATGTCTCCAATCACTTGTCATTGTTTCTATGTGTTGCTGATCATGACAAACTTCTTCCag GATGGAGCCAGTTTGCACAGTTCACCATAGCTGTGGGCAATCTTGATCCTAAGAAAGTTAAATATTCTG ACACCTTGCACAAATTCTGGAAGAAGGAGCATGACTGGGGATGGAAGAAGTTCATGGAGTTGTCAAAGATCCAAGATGGTTTTCTTGTTAATGATGTTCTCGAAATCATAGCCCAagttcaagttattag GGAGAAAGTAGACCGCCCGTTTCGTTGCCTCGAGCGTCCTTATCGACGAGAATTACTCCGTGTATATATGACAAACATAGAGCAAATTTACCGTCGCTTTGTTGAAGAACACAGAAGTAAACTTAGCAACCTCATTGAGGACAAAATGAGATGGTCCAG TTTTTGTGCTTTCTGGCTTGCAATTGACACAAGCACAAGATATCGCATGTCCAGAGAGAAGAGCGACGTCATATTGAAAATAATTGTGAAGCATTTCTTTGTAGAGAAAGAAGTCACTTCAACACTAGTTATGGACTCCCTGCATACGGGGCTGAAGGCACTTGAGCACCAGTGCAGGGGAAAGAAAGGTAGAGGAAAATTAATGGACTTGGAGGAGTTATCTGCGCCTCTGGTCCATGTTGATATGGACACATTTGCTTTAGCTGGTGATGTCCTAGCTTTGCTTGAGAGGGCAGCTTTAGAACCCTTGCCTTGTCAACCTCTATCTCCAAAGGATGACAAATGTTCCCAGAGCCGCACTAAG gctggtagttctggcgaagtTAAAGTTTCAATTGAGCATGAAGAAAAGCGCCTAACTGAGTTTGGTCAGAAGATACTTGAAACATTTGTTCTATCTCATATATTTAG TGGGATTGAGGTCGCTTATCAAGAAGCTGTCTCTTTGAAGAGGCAAGAAGAGCTTATTCGTGAAGAGGAAGAAGCTGGGCTCCTTGAAAGTGAGATGAAGGGGAAGCGCAACAATACCACTGAAAAGGAGAAGCGTGCAAAGAAAAAACAG GccaaacaaaagaagaacaatCGGAAGGTTAAAGACAAGGATAGAGAGGAAAAATCTGATTCAAATTTTGCAGAGAAGGATCAAGATGAAAGCACAATTCATGATATTGAGGATTCTAAGCAGGCAGGACAAGTAGCCATGAAAGTTGATACCTCCGAAGAAGGTGCTTCAGACATCTCAGACAATTTAGATGGATCAGCTGAGGCATGTCAAACTGATGCAGGTGACAAAATTTCACAACCTGTGGATGGGGTGAATGATGTTGGTATTGAGATGAAAAATGTGCATACTGGGAAGAACTCTACTGTGGAGCACAAGCCACTGCCGTGTTCATCAGAATCTGCTACTATGAACATTATGCAAGGCAAAAGAAATAACTTGCTAGACAGTTCTACACAGATATCACTTCATAG AGGGAAAACTCCACGGACGAGGGTCATAAGCAGCATGAACGTTGCCAAAGACGAGGATGATCTTCCCTCTAGCACTACTGGTGATTTAGACCGCAATACATCTGGCTGTGGACCAGCACCAAAGCTTGACCAGGAGACTGTTCTAATCACCTTAAAAGATAGGCTTCGGAAGCTTGGGCAACGCTTACATGAG ACGGAAACTGAGGGCAGGAAACTAGAGGCACATTTGGAAAAGAAAGCAGCAGCTAAGGCagcgtcctcatcatcctcatccagTTCTTTGGAAAAGACCCCTAATGTTGTGAACAGCCCAGAGCAACCTTCGGTGACTAGCCCTGATGCAAGTATGTATGCACCACCTCATTCTCAACCTGTAATGACCAATGGTGCTAATGGAGCCATTCCAGCAACGCCCAAAACCACTGTAAGCACAAAATCTGGACCTACTGTTGCTCCAAGTAAGGTCAAACCAGctttgtgcaaagaaaatgtgCCTAGTTTGAATCTGAAAATAGATAGAGCTGCTTCAGTCACCCCAAGATCGCTGCCAGTTGATAAAGCTGCTACACTTCCTTCAAGCTCGTCGCTAGCAAACAAAGCTATTCCAGTTCCCCCCCAATCGTCTGCACCACGGGTTGCTAAGGCCACAAAAGGTATTCCGGCTCTCCCAAAACCATCTGCACAGGCTAATAAGGTTACTAAAGCTGCTCCAGTTCCCCTGAAGTCACCTACACCACAAGTTGAAAAAGTTGCTAAAGCTATTCCAGCGCTGCCAAAATCACTTGCACCTCAGGTTAATAAGGTAGCGCCACCTAATAATGCAGCACCACTGCAGTTGCCTTCGGTGTCTTATTCAGAAGCTCGAAAAGGTGCAGTTCCTAAAAAGATTGTTGGCACTTCTGTTCCACGAACTCCTACTGCAGTATCAAGGCCTTCAAGTGCTCCTCTGTTCCAGGCACCAAGGTCAACTTTGCCACCCATACCCGGAGCTCAAGTTCCCCCATCACAGTCACGTTCGTTGACTGCATCTAGACGACCCAGCAATGAGCCCTCTGCTCCTGTACCAAGTTATGTACCGCAGTCCTACCGAAATGCCATCATCGGTAAGGGTAGTCTTGATACAATCTTGTCAAGTTCTGATAAGGTAACCTCTCCAGGCCAAAGCAATGCGATTTCACAGCCACCATCAGCATATGCATTGGGAACATCTGCCATGTTGCCTCCTGTTGGAAGGAATGGCCAATTACCCGGTAATCAAGGATTAATGTCTGGGCAGGGCAAGTTGGATACCTTTGATAGCTGGCACCCCTGGAAAGGTGTCAGTGATGCTAAAAGACACATGCCGAATGATGATACTAAGTACCAACAGATGACCAATGGTGATGCGTGCATACGCCCATGGAGTGACAATTCTtatcagcaagcaagcaacagtGGAACAGAAGAACAAGGCAGATTTGGGGGAATTCAACATAGGCAGTTCCAGAGTGAGATTCCTACAAATTTTGATTCACACCAGCTGCAGGGTTCAGTGGGTGAGGAATTCCCGCATCTTGGCATCATCAATGACTTACTTGAGGAGGAACAAAGCAATGTGAGCCTGGCAGAGCCTCCTATCCATGAATACCATCCATTTGGCTTGCCATTTTCTCCGGGAGGCAACTTTGCAGAGGCTGACATGACTTCCTCAAGAGGTTCTGGCCGGTTGAACTTGAACGGCCATTACTATGACAGGCTGAATGCTCTGCACAGGCCAGGAGAGGGGCAATTTTCCACATTGGATGCTTATTCCAATGGAATGGCGGACTCATTTTTGTCCAAGCCTTGGCTATATAGCTATCCTAATCCAATGGTGAATCCTGGAGTTAACGGGTTTGCGCAGCAGATGGGGGACTACACCAATTATGCAGGTGGGAGAGCGAATGAGGAATACATGTATCGCCTTGCCAACGGTCAATGGTGA
- the LOC123444540 gene encoding TNF receptor-associated factor homolog 1a-like isoform X3, whose protein sequence is MAGAPESRGSGVRRIPPRRVTTSTSGSSCPCCYDNTHWGRKDKKVVAKLKLDLFVKSLKSGAMLADELGDEDQSVSGDSLSEWRSCDQVDNGSPSTSPPFWDTDGEDDDPVVISGPCPSNLFGRHTWRIQNFSKEKKREMKSEPFEAGGFKWYILVYPQGCDVSNHLSLFLCVADHDKLLPGWSQFAQFTIAVGNLDPKKVKYSDTLHKFWKKEHDWGWKKFMELSKIQDGFLVNDVLEIIAQVQVIREKVDRPFRCLERPYRRELLRVYMTNIEQIYRRFVEEHRSKLSNLIEDKMRWSSFCAFWLAIDTSTRYRMSREKSDVILKIIVKHFFVEKEVTSTLVMDSLHTGLKALEHQCRGKKGRGKLMDLEELSAPLVHVDMDTFALAGDVLALLERAALEPLPCQPLSPKDDKCSQSRTKAGSSGEVKVSIEHEEKRLTEFGQKILETFVLSHIFSGIEVAYQEAVSLKRQEELIREEEEAGLLESEMKGKRNNTTEKEKRAKKKQAKQKKNNRKVKDKDREEKSDSNFAEKDQDESTIHDIEDSKQAGQVAMKVDTSEEGASDISDNLDGSAEACQTDAGDKISQPVDGVNDVGIEMKNVHTGKNSTVEHKPLPCSSESATMNIMQGKRNNLLDSSTQISLHRGKTPRTRVISSMNVAKDEDDLPSSTTGDLDRNTSGCGPAPKLDQETVLITLKDRLRKLGQRLHETETEGRKLEAHLEKKAAAKAASSSSSSSSLEKTPNVVNSPEQPSVTSPDASMYAPPHSQPVMTNGANGAIPATPKTTVSTKSGPTVAPSKVKPALCKENVPSLNLKIDRAASVTPRSLPVDKAATLPSSSSLANKAIPVPPQSSAPRVAKATKGIPALPKPSAQANKVTKAAPVPLKSPTPQVEKVAKAIPALPKSLAPQVNKVAPPNNAAPLQLPSVSYSEARKGAVPKKIVGTSVPRTPTAVSRPSSAPLFQAPRSTLPPIPGAQVPPSQSRSLTASRRPSNEPSAPVPSYVPQSYRNAIIGKGSLDTILSSSDKVTSPGQSNAISQPPSAYALGTSAMLPPVGRNGQLPGNQGLMSGQGKLDTFDSWHPWKGVSDAKRHMPNDDTKYQQMTNGDACIRPWSDNSYQQASNSGTEEQGRFGGIQHRQFQSEIPTNFDSHQLQGSVGEEFPHLGIINDLLEEEQSNVSLAEPPIHEYHPFGLPFSPGGNFAEADMTSSRGSGRLNLNGHYYDRLNALHRPGEGQFSTLDAYSNGMADSFLSKPWLYSYPNPMVNPGVNGFAQQMGDYTNYAGGRANEEYMYRLANGQW, encoded by the exons ATGGCCGGCGCCCCCGAATCGCGTGGCTCCGGCGTCCGCCGCATACCACCCCGGCGCGTCACGACGTCAACTTCAGGTTCTTCTTGCCCTTGTTGCTACGACAATACTCACTGGGGGAGGAAGGACAAAAAAG TTGTAGCGAAGCTGAAGCTGGACCTCTTTGTCAAATCATTGAAGTCTGGAGCCATGTTAGCTGATGAATTGGGGGATGAGGATCAGAGTGTGTCCGGTGATTCCCTTTCTGAATGGCGGTCCTGCGACCAGGTTGACAATGGGAGCCCTTCGACGTCCCCTCCCTTCTGGGACACTGATGGCGAAGACGATGATCCTG TTGTTATCTCAGGGCCCTGTCCTTCAAATTTATTCGGGCGACATACTTGGAGAATTCAGAACTTctcaaaggagaagaagagagaaatGAAAAGTGAACCATTTGAAGCTGGTGGCTTTAAGTG GTACATTCTAGTTTACCCTCAAGGATGTGATGTCTCCAATCACTTGTCATTGTTTCTATGTGTTGCTGATCATGACAAACTTCTTCCag GATGGAGCCAGTTTGCACAGTTCACCATAGCTGTGGGCAATCTTGATCCTAAGAAAGTTAAATATTCTG ACACCTTGCACAAATTCTGGAAGAAGGAGCATGACTGGGGATGGAAGAAGTTCATGGAGTTGTCAAAGATCCAAGATGGTTTTCTTGTTAATGATGTTCTCGAAATCATAGCCCAagttcaagttattag GGAGAAAGTAGACCGCCCGTTTCGTTGCCTCGAGCGTCCTTATCGACGAGAATTACTCCGTGTATATATGACAAACATAGAGCAAATTTACCGTCGCTTTGTTGAAGAACACAGAAGTAAACTTAGCAACCTCATTGAGGACAAAATGAGATGGTCCAG TTTTTGTGCTTTCTGGCTTGCAATTGACACAAGCACAAGATATCGCATGTCCAGAGAGAAGAGCGACGTCATATTGAAAATAATTGTGAAGCATTTCTTTGTAGAGAAAGAAGTCACTTCAACACTAGTTATGGACTCCCTGCATACGGGGCTGAAGGCACTTGAGCACCAGTGCAGGGGAAAGAAAGGTAGAGGAAAATTAATGGACTTGGAGGAGTTATCTGCGCCTCTGGTCCATGTTGATATGGACACATTTGCTTTAGCTGGTGATGTCCTAGCTTTGCTTGAGAGGGCAGCTTTAGAACCCTTGCCTTGTCAACCTCTATCTCCAAAGGATGACAAATGTTCCCAGAGCCGCACTAAG gctggtagttctggcgaagtTAAAGTTTCAATTGAGCATGAAGAAAAGCGCCTAACTGAGTTTGGTCAGAAGATACTTGAAACATTTGTTCTATCTCATATATTTAG TGGGATTGAGGTCGCTTATCAAGAAGCTGTCTCTTTGAAGAGGCAAGAAGAGCTTATTCGTGAAGAGGAAGAAGCTGGGCTCCTTGAAAGTGAGATGAAGGGGAAGCGCAACAATACCACTGAAAAGGAGAAGCGTGCAAAGAAAAAACAG GccaaacaaaagaagaacaatCGGAAGGTTAAAGACAAGGATAGAGAGGAAAAATCTGATTCAAATTTTGCAGAGAAGGATCAAGATGAAAGCACAATTCATGATATTGAGGATTCTAAGCAGGCAGGACAAGTAGCCATGAAAGTTGATACCTCCGAAGAAGGTGCTTCAGACATCTCAGACAATTTAGATGGATCAGCTGAGGCATGTCAAACTGATGCAGGTGACAAAATTTCACAACCTGTGGATGGGGTGAATGATGTTGGTATTGAGATGAAAAATGTGCATACTGGGAAGAACTCTACTGTGGAGCACAAGCCACTGCCGTGTTCATCAGAATCTGCTACTATGAACATTATGCAAGGCAAAAGAAATAACTTGCTAGACAGTTCTACACAGATATCACTTCATAG AGGGAAAACTCCACGGACGAGGGTCATAAGCAGCATGAACGTTGCCAAAGACGAGGATGATCTTCCCTCTAGCACTACTGGTGATTTAGACCGCAATACATCTGGCTGTGGACCAGCACCAAAGCTTGACCAGGAGACTGTTCTAATCACCTTAAAAGATAGGCTTCGGAAGCTTGGGCAACGCTTACATGAG ACGGAAACTGAGGGCAGGAAACTAGAGGCACATTTGGAAAAGAAAGCAGCAGCTAAGGCagcgtcctcatcatcctcatccagTTCTTTGGAAAAGACCCCTAATGTTGTGAACAGCCCAGAGCAACCTTCGGTGACTAGCCCTGATGCAAGTATGTATGCACCACCTCATTCTCAACCTGTAATGACCAATGGTGCTAATGGAGCCATTCCAGCAACGCCCAAAACCACTGTAAGCACAAAATCTGGACCTACTGTTGCTCCAAGTAAGGTCAAACCAGctttgtgcaaagaaaatgtgCCTAGTTTGAATCTGAAAATAGATAGAGCTGCTTCAGTCACCCCAAGATCGCTGCCAGTTGATAAAGCTGCTACACTTCCTTCAAGCTCGTCGCTAGCAAACAAAGCTATTCCAGTTCCCCCCCAATCGTCTGCACCACGGGTTGCTAAGGCCACAAAAGGTATTCCGGCTCTCCCAAAACCATCTGCACAGGCTAATAAGGTTACTAAAGCTGCTCCAGTTCCCCTGAAGTCACCTACACCACAAGTTGAAAAAGTTGCTAAAGCTATTCCAGCGCTGCCAAAATCACTTGCACCTCAGGTTAATAAGGTAGCGCCACCTAATAATGCAGCACCACTGCAGTTGCCTTCGGTGTCTTATTCAGAAGCTCGAAAAGGTGCAGTTCCTAAAAAGATTGTTGGCACTTCTGTTCCACGAACTCCTACTGCAGTATCAAGGCCTTCAAGTGCTCCTCTGTTCCAGGCACCAAGGTCAACTTTGCCACCCATACCCGGAGCTCAAGTTCCCCCATCACAGTCACGTTCGTTGACTGCATCTAGACGACCCAGCAATGAGCCCTCTGCTCCTGTACCAAGTTATGTACCGCAGTCCTACCGAAATGCCATCATCGGTAAGGGTAGTCTTGATACAATCTTGTCAAGTTCTGATAAGGTAACCTCTCCAGGCCAAAGCAATGCGATTTCACAGCCACCATCAGCATATGCATTGGGAACATCTGCCATGTTGCCTCCTGTTGGAAGGAATGGCCAATTACCCGGTAATCAAGGATTAATGTCTGGGCAGGGCAAGTTGGATACCTTTGATAGCTGGCACCCCTGGAAAGGTGTCAGTGATGCTAAAAGACACATGCCGAATGATGATACTAAGTACCAACAGATGACCAATGGTGATGCGTGCATACGCCCATGGAGTGACAATTCTtatcagcaagcaagcaacagtGGAACAGAAGAACAAGGCAGATTTGGGGGAATTCAACATAGGCAGTTCCAGAGTGAGATTCCTACAAATTTTGATTCACACCAGCTGCAGGGTTCAGTGGGTGAGGAATTCCCGCATCTTGGCATCATCAATGACTTACTTGAGGAGGAACAAAGCAATGTGAGCCTGGCAGAGCCTCCTATCCATGAATACCATCCATTTGGCTTGCCATTTTCTCCGGGAGGCAACTTTGCAGAGGCTGACATGACTTCCTCAAGAGGTTCTGGCCGGTTGAACTTGAACGGCCATTACTATGACAGGCTGAATGCTCTGCACAGGCCAGGAGAGGGGCAATTTTCCACATTGGATGCTTATTCCAATGGAATGGCGGACTCATTTTTGTCCAAGCCTTGGCTATATAGCTATCCTAATCCAATGGTGAATCCTGGAGTTAACGGGTTTGCGCAGCAGATGGGGGACTACACCAATTATGCAGGTGGGAGAGCGAATGAGGAATACATGTATCGCCTTGCCAACGGTCAATGGTGA